In Topomyia yanbarensis strain Yona2022 chromosome 2, ASM3024719v1, whole genome shotgun sequence, one DNA window encodes the following:
- the LOC131680282 gene encoding uncharacterized protein LOC131680282, translating into MDSLVRGRKSQESRLDRIKKIFARFRASEELDDIDIQTELDNLQEVWSGYLSIHGRMVEVCKDTEIDDLLDQLANFEEDVVLLKNGFNKLLKRMDFSSTQHEVPLMQNGTDAIRQLAEQQAEFFHHLSSNFSFVHQAANSSTAATSVDQNAQIFSDIKLPRMNLPIFSGNILEWPSFYDLFDSAVHKNPNLQDSQKLYFLKTNLAGEAGSLISHLRIEDANYAPALAKLRDRYDKTLEIAAQHIQRFLGQPSMTSPSATGLRSLHDVSDEVVRALKAMKREGRDIWLLYILVDKVDPDTKQLWFQKKADMTDEEITLDRFLKFNTYTRIHQPCFTYDLRLLRQITALVISVRQKLCQNCLKLHAGESCKSGSCRRCNQFHHTRLHEAFHPPAAQTATSTSSAMELSGPHSVSQSLVSHLNLTNDLVDTNVLLLTVTINVQDKHGRPLACRAILDCASHTSYITTDLCDKLGLSTADVDFEFGGISGTFGHASKGALVTFSCSEYQNVIPCVVLDRITSELPIKPVDISNWPIPSSIHLADPQFHRPGKISMLLGNKLFFNLLEPGTIKLCLENRLPVLQNTKLGWVVSGGYEYPKQSAESSLPLCLLASTDDLLSKQLKQFWELEEYANTKPYFSNQETQCEDHFLKHTTRNEFGHFVVRLLFLENSNTLGDSREMATRRLIHLERKLNKNPL; encoded by the exons ATGGACTCACTCGTTCGCGGGAGAAAATCGCAGGAATCACGATTGGATCgcataaaaaagatttttgctCGGTTCCGAGCAAGTGAGGAGCTGGACGATATAGACATCCAGACTGAGCTGGACAACCTCCAAGAAGTTTGGAGTGGGTACCTGTCGATCCACGGACGGATGGTGGAGGTATGCAAAGACACCGAAATTGATGACCTTCTCGATCAATTGGCCAATTTCGAGGAAGACgtcgttttattgaaaaatgGATTCAACAAATTGCTAAAAAGGATGGATTTCTCCTCCACTCAACACGAGGTCCCGCTAATGCAAAATGGCACCGACGCCATTCGGCAACTCGCAGAACAGCAAGCAGAATTTTTCCACCATTTGTCATCCAATTTTTCCTTTGTGCATCAAGCTGCCAACTCGAGCACCGCTGCAACAAGTGTTGATCAGAACGCACAGATTTTTTCTGATATTAAACTACCGCGCATGAATCTTCCAATATTTAGCGGTAACATTCTCGAGTGGCCATCGTTCTACGATTTGTTCGACAGTGCTGTTCACAAAAATCCGAACCTGCAGGACAGTCAGAAGCTTTATTTCTTGAAGACCAACCTCGCTGGCGAAGCTGGGTCTTTGATTTCTCACCTTAGGATCGAGGACGCCAATTACGCACCCGCGCTTGCCAAACTAAGGGACAGATACGATAAGACACTCGAAATAGCTGCACAGCATATACAGCGCTTTCTGGGCCAACCATCAATGACGTCTCCATCCGCCACTGGATTGCGCTCTCTACACGATGTGTCTGACGAAGTTGTTCGAGCGCTCAAGGCCATGAAACGTGAGGGCCGTGATATCTGGTTGCTGTACATCCTCGTTGATAAAGTGGATCCCGATACGAAACAGTTGTGGTTCCAGAAGAAGGCTGACATGACGGATGAAGAAATTACGCTGGACAGATTTTTGAAATTC AACACCTACACTCGTATCCACCAACCATGTTTCACATACGATCTGCGGTTACTGCGCCAAATCACCGCATTAGTTATATCAGTGCG ACAGAAGCTCTGTCAAAACTGCCTGAAGCTACATGCCGGCGAATCCTGTAAATCTGGTAGCTGTAGAAGGTGTAACCAATTCCATCATACTCGTTTGCACGAAGCCTTCCACCCACCAGCCGCTCAAACTGCAACTAGCACGTCATCCGCTATGGAGCTTTCCGGTCCCCATTCAGTGTCTCAATCACTGGTTTCACACCTCAACCTGACAAATGACCTTGTCGATACTAACGTCCTCCTGCTGACAGTTACAATCAACGTCCAGGACAAACATGGGAGGCCCCTCGCTTGCAGAGCAATTCTTGACTGCGCCTCTCACACCAGTTACATAACCACAGATTTGTGCGATAAGTTGGGTCTATCAACCGCTGACGTCGACTTTGAATTTGGTGGAATTTCTGGAACCTTTGGCCATGCCAGTAAGGGTGCATTAGTGACATTTAGCTGCTCGGAGTACCAAAACGTCATTCCGTGCGTAGTTTTGGATCGTATCACGTCCGAGCTACCAATAAAACCGGTGGACATCAGCAATTGGCCTATTCCCAGTTCCATTCATCTAGCCGATCCCCAATTCCACCGTCCTGGCAAAATCAGTATGCTGCTCGGGAACAAGCTTTTTTTCAACTTGCTCGAACCAGGAACCATCAAGCTCTGCCTAGAGAACCGGTTGCCTGTTCTTCAAAACACCAAATTAGGATGGGTGGTTTCAGGTGGATACGAATATCCCAAACAATCGGCAGAATCGAGCTTACCATTATGCTTATTGGCTTCTACTGATGATCTTCTATCGAAACAGTTAAAACAATTCTGGGAGCTCGAAGAGTATGCTAACACTAAACCGTACTTCAGTAACCAAGAAACACAGTGTGAGGATCACTTTCTGAAGCACACTACCCGAAACGAGTTTGGACATTTCGTAGTGCGTCTTCTATTCCTGGAAAATTCCAACACCTTGGGTGACTCTAGGGAAATGGCAACCAGAAGACTGATCCATCTTGAGCGGAAATTGAACAAAAATCCgctttaa